A window of Parambassis ranga chromosome 18, fParRan2.1, whole genome shotgun sequence genomic DNA:
CTTTATGGAACGGTGGCCAATCAGGCAGCTCTTACATCAGGCGCCACACAGGTATACAGCTCCATGACGCCCAATATCTACGGACAGGTAGCTGCATCCCCGgcagcggctgctgctgctgccgccgccgccgccgccgcctacTCGACTCCAGTTTACACCCCGACTGTGGCCAACCCCCCCGTCtacctggctgctgctcctggAATAGAAATGCcaacagcagcggcagcagtcAACCCTGCTTACACAGTAGCTCAAGCAATTTATGGCGCCACTACACCAGCCTACGCCCACATAAGCACCATGGGAGCAGCGGACCCTACTACGGCCATCTTTGAGGCTGCCAGACAGGCGCATTATTTTGCCCAAGGCCAGCAGGTTATGGCGGAGCAGCAGacggtggctgctgctgccgccgcggCAGCTGCGGCAAAGTCTGGCGAGCGGGACCGTAGTCCCCTACGGAGGTCAGCACCTCTGCTACCAGACCCTGTGATGAAGCCGTTTATGTACCAGAGGGTGAAGCCACGGCGACCGCTGCTCCCCACGCCGGCTGGCCGAGCCGCTGAGGAGGCAGCGGAGGCTGCAGAGGACCCCATGGCCAGGTACGACATGATGTTTACACTCCGCTATGTGATGTGGATATTTCTCATGGCTGCTGAATGCCTTTTAAATCCGCTGTGGTGTTATCACTCCTTGCTTACTTCCCCTGTGTTGCCATGTGCCACTATAAATGTCCCTGTTCCTTCCTAcaccctcctctcctcaccttGAACCCATCCGTCTCTATTTCCACCCTTCCTCACTTGTCTTAGATACTACGCTGAGTActaccagcagctgcagcagtaccCCCAGTTCCAGTATGCCTACCCGCCGCCGAACACGGTGACGGCCATCCCCGGCATGCCCGGAGTGTCGGCGGTGCCGGCGGTTCCAGCTGTGCCCACGATGTCCCAGCAGGTTGCTGCGTTGGACGCCCTCAGGCCAGTGGTCCCCACCGCTGCGGCAGTGGCAGCCGCCATAGCTGCGCCCAGGGTGTATGAGCCGCCGTTGCCGCCGCCCACGCGCAAGGAGGCCATCCTCCGCCGCCCCGAACTCTCCCTTCACACGCCTGAGCCCCCCTTCCGATAGTCGCacactctgccccccccccccccccccccccccccccccctccctttttcTTTGCCCTgaaccccacccacccccacccccacccccaccatcTCCTTTTCCACCCCAAACGTGACCACCTTACagcagctgtatgtgtgtgtgtgtgtgtgcgtgcgtgcgtgtctgGGCTTTGAAACTGGGGGCTCCTGGGTTTATTAACCTGCTTTTTACGAGGGACGTGATCAGCTAACCTTGGTCCAGTTTgtgtacacacagtgcagccatgAAAGGGAGACGCTCATCTGATTTCTGGGCATTCGTTGTGCTTCTCAGTTTTACCTTTTTATCGTGCCAGTCTCACACTTGTGCCAGTATTAAGACTGACCCCGTCAGTCCTTTCATATGCCTTTATTTCTGCAAAACCCACTTTTGATTTTCTAAGGCCAAACCAACGACGACATCAGCCACCCTCCTTAGGCCTAGATGATCAGTTTAGGGCAGCTAATTTGAAACCTTTTTTGCCTTATGTTGATGATTTGTAATGTAATCGGATGGGACGTCAGATCGACACATATTGTGTGCTGGCTGCATTGCATCGTGTCCGAACAGAACCAAggtagtgttgttttttttttttgagcggGGTGGGCGGAGGGGGTGTTTGTCTGGAATGTGACGTGTGAACATGTGCGGGCTCTTGACCTTGCAGCGCACAAACGCAGCAGCTGAGACTGCGccttgcaggaaaaaaaaaagcacacctATACGTACTGTAATGTATGTTTGGATCTTtcctccaccccccacctcctTCCCCACATTTACTTCTAACTACTGAAAGACACTGCttcacctctctttctctttctaacTACAGCTGCCTACCTCTTACAGTAATTtcagtgtagtgttttctgttCCACACGTTTCACCCAGTCAGCAGTTTCAGCTCCTTGGGTCAGCAGTTTAGAGTGGGAGGAGTCAGATGTTTTTTGTAGATAGTCTGTATTAGGTCCTTCATATTCAGAGGCCTTTTTTTAAACCTATAgtgtaaatgttttgttgttttttttagtgtagtTTACATGTGATGTAAGTCAGCCTGGGATGTAATGCATTGTAAATGGACAAAAACCCACGTGTGACTACTGAACGAGCTGTTTACAAAAGGATCTTTAAAATGCATCCTATCAGAAAGTATGTGACAAGCTCAACAATGTGCCTATAAGCTTTGAGTGAAGTGCATTAAGTGGAGGGATCTCCCATTTTAAGTGCTTTTGATATTACTTTTAATCATTTCAAAGGGAGGGATGGAACAGGAGCGCCCCCCCCCTCCCGAGCTCAGCATCCAGACGGATAAGAGCGGTAAAGCTTTCTCTCAGATTTGCACTCTtgtattagattttttttttttcatatcatacattgaaaaaaaaaaaaaaaaaaaaaagccacaaactTGAGCCTCACAGGCTCATAATAATCAGCTGCTGGTTTTAAGCAGAAATGACAGTGATAGCACCAGTGAAGTGAGAGATGGTGCAGTGTCTTCAAAATGCCCCAAATCCATTTCTCCTTCTAAACCTCCAGACCTGCTTCATACTGTAACTGCAAAAAATACAGAAGAGGATTAGAGCCGCTGTAAAAAGTCTGATTCTGACACCTCAGAATCTTCATTATTATGAGATTTCAGACTGAAGTTTGTCTTAATTTCAACTCGGAATTCTGAGATTaagtttcttttaaaaaaaatttctCAGAATTTTGTGACAGACGTTAAAATGCATGAAGCTTGAAATGCTCCGACTCTTTACTCCCACAATTCTACAGtgagaattctgactttgactAAGAATTAAGACTTAACTCCAgtttagaagagtttaagaaatCTTAACCTTCAGACTCTTAATTCCAACTCGTAATTTAGACTTTAGACTCAGAattgtgtctttttctcctctGAATTTTGagaataatttaattaatttagaCTTGAACTAAATTTAAGGGTCTTCTCAAAAATCTTTAAATGTctcttacttttaaatgtctctagacttttatttcctttttctcagaattctgcCTTAAAAAGAAAACCATTTCTTTACAGCGCTCCGCTCTTTCTTCCTGTACAAATGTTGTTGTTTAGTCGTTGGATCTCATAGGTGGAGTTTGCTACGTCTGGATAAACTGTCCCGAGTAACAAACCCCACTAGTCCATGTCTACAGAGACGTTTTTTTTGCTGCTACAGTTTGACAGCAgtctgatgcacacacacagtcagacccTCTGAAATCACCTGACTGCCTCATTacttctctccctcccctctcctcctgtggTTCTTAGTGGTTAAGTGACTTTTGCATTTCACAGTGTAATCTTTCTGTGTCGTATATACAAACACATACCAGTTGCATCCTTTGTAGAACTATGTGGTTTGCGAAATGTCTTGTTTGCCATGTTTGAGATCGTATTTTTTAGAGaagtattttaattttttgccttttttttgttttttttaaagaaaaagttaaaaagacaagttaaacaaaaaaaaccagcATGCTTTTTATTGAGATTATGTATACTATAAACCTTATTATAATAAAGAATGTTTGGCTGACTACTGTggtaaaaaagaaagcaaagggTTTGGACATTTCCCCTTCTTCTTGTTTATGTTCTTCTCCACTATCTGTTTCTCTTGTGTAAAATGACCACCAGACCCTTTTGACCGGGGACCCAGGGGGAGACAGGTGTAGATGCTGGCCCGGCTTTGCTCTCTTTGGTCAGGGTAAGTGAGGGTTGGtgctcctttctctctccagaCTCTCAAACCAAAATGTATATGAAGGCTTTTTGCCTTTAACAGTTTTTCATTTGGGCAAGAAACGCATGATTTGCTGCTTTAAATTGATCCTTTATACAAATTATACATTGAGAGCTGGGGAGAGGCACACAGATGGAATGGGTGCATTTTGATCTGTGGAGCAGTCCTGTTCCTGGGGTTGATGGGTGTtcgtctggtctggtctggtctggtctggtctggtctctccctccccccctgctGCACCAaagtctccctctctccctgtgtctctATATGTCCACTCTACTCTCAGACCTGCATGCGTGATAATCTGTAACTCTGccgccagaaaaaaaacaaacaaacaaacaaaccacacacagcCCCATCGACAGTCCAGCTCTGAACTAACTATCTCAACTGAATTAGGTCACCGTGCCACCTGGAACGGCCAGCGTGCAGCCGTGCGTGAGCGTGGCAGCGTGAGCCATGGGGACGACTTTTAGCGCGACGCCACCGCAGTGGGaacttgttctctctctcttcaccacCAAggtaaatgaaaaacaacagcaaccaaaaaaaaaatcataaaagcaCTGACCTCCCCCCCCaacccctgcacacacacctgccaccCCCCCTCTGACTGTGCCTTGACCAAACactcctcccccccctcccctgctgtcctctgccatcacccctcccctctcttcccAGTCCgtaactcttcctcctcctcctcctcctccgctgcaATGGCAGTGCCACACCTGACAGCCCTGGGCTTCTCCTCGGTGGGGGTGGCGGGCGGGAAAGGGTGTCTCGCATCAGCATACCAGGTGACTGATGGTGTGTGAATAAAAGGgtgtgtaggagtgtgtgtgtgtgtgtgtgtgtgaggcgttTTTGGGTGGTACTTGCTTGGCATATGCGGACACACCCCCACCCTTCCCCTGCCCGCTAGTCAACTCCTCTCCATCGCCGTATTCGCCGCCCTTGCCCCCCTTGCCCtgccctcctctccctcaccctTCTGTCCCTGTGCGCCTCTCCTATCCgccgttcacacacacacacacacataaacacacacactgcgcttttgccgccgccaccgccgccgccacctTGGATCTGGGTTCGTGGCTCTGGCTCGGACTCAACTTTCCCAGAACCACCCACCTGACCCAAAACTTCCCATCCTCCTTTGTTACCATTAAGGCCTGGGCGTGCCAAATGGACAGTGTATGTGTGATGGCCTGCCGCCGGACTCTGTAACATGAAAGAGACTTTCAGTGTCGGACAAGCCGCTTTGCTAAAACTGTTGAATGCTGGGTTTGCGCCACACAGCTGGGGAGGGATCCTgactctgcaaaaaaaaaaaaacacttagaTCCATTTCACCTGGAGTGATAAACCAACCGGACTACAGGGGTTTCTGGGTCCCTCACAGCCTGTGTGCCAATCAGAAACGTCCTATAAGATAGGCCGAGGTATGAGGCCAGTCTGACCTGCAGATTTTCATCAATCTCAGGATTCCTATAGGACTTTTCTGGTATGGcagctctgtttctctcttAATACTGGAACCAGTTGGACGTGTCCTCATCTGAGTGACTTGTATGTGTCTTCTTACCTGTTAAGATTGTCCCTGTGCTGACACCTTACGCACACATTCCCACACTCGCTGGCTTTGCACTTTGTCATGTGAGTTGTCTGGGATTTGCTCTGACAGCTGCAAGATGGAGTCGAGGCAAAGATGGCGTTGCCTTCTGGCTGCctaacaaacaaagagaagggAAAAAGGGGAGGTGAGAGGAGTGAGTAGATGAGGTCATTATAAGGTGAGTTGACAGTGGAAGCGTTCTTTGTCACAAGCTGCTCCCTAACCTCAGCTTTCCTTCAGGAGAGGATTAGAGccactattaaaaaaaaatcttttttctcCAAATTTCGAGATTAAATTCAGGATGTTGACCTTTTCCTTTCAGAGTTCTGATGGTGGAGTTCAGACTTTTATCATACAATCTAAAGATGACTGAGATTTGAGTCAGAATCCAGACTTTTCTTGCACAGAATTCCAAGTTTAAAGTCTGAATTTTAACTTTTTGATTACAGAATTCTAAAGTTAAAGTCAactctgatgcatttttttcattggtCCTTATCCTCTTCTGTACCATCCTGATCGTGGAGGACCCCTGACCACATATTCTACAGTGTGTCCTTATGTGTTTTGCATTGTCTTTACCTAAGAGAAAGTGCAGAAATCCAGCAAAAACAAGCTGTGCGTCACATGGCGTCATGATACAGGTAATCTAATTTGGCATCCTGTTAATTCGGTGGAACCACAGGCCAGCTTCCTCTTTAAACGACGCCTCCTTGATCAGGGCAcatccccacccccccaccctccacgCCTCACTAAaacgcttcttcttcttccgggTTCTTGTGAGTCTGGACTTCCCGTGCTTGGGGTGAATGCAGCCCTCACTGCTCTTGAGCTCACCGCTGCACTGTATTGACAGCCAAAGCtagctgcagcctcctccctgTCCTTCCGCTTCCTCACCTAAACTCCAACCCGCCCCCTTTGCCCTGCTGTGGTTTTGACAGCTGAGGAACTCACATGCGCACCCTGTATTGTGTGGTTTCGATAAAGGTTACATCTGTTCTTCTGCAGctaatctctgtgtgtgtgtgtgtgtgtgtgtgcatcagcagCATAATCCTTACACACAGTGCCGCCTTTGAGTTAGCACAGGTGAAATTTAGTAAGTTCAGTTAATGTGAGGCTTTTAGCACAGACACGCATCATCAGTCTTACCTCAGACATCACATGAACACCTCCAGAATTCAatgcagtgttttctgtgttttttcctcgGTCCATTCCATGATCAATACTCACAGTGTGCATTATGCATCAGTCAGTTAGTAGCACAGTAACCACAAATAGTCTGAAAGTAGCTAAGCTTCTTCAAGTAGGTTAATGGACCAAGCACAGTAGTAGTTACATGAAATGCCTGAATAATTACAACAGAAATCATTTTAGTTTCCAAAGAGTGACAGAATCCTGAGGATCTTTAAAGCTAAATGAGGGGATTTAAAGTCAATGAATGTGAGTCAACATGTTTACTGTGAATGACAAATCCTGATATAAACACAAATGATACTGTATGGATGTGTatgaatacatatatatatgcctTTGAAGCTGTATTTCTAAAGATGTTGAGTCTGCATGAAAACCataaataaattcattttttttctcatataaAAGTCGTAAGTCTCATTATTTTGCAACTGGGTTAAATATCAACACTATTACCTGGAGCCTATTTTTAGCAGCCTCAGTCAttacagtgcagacacactgtGCACATGCTTGGGGTGAAAACTATATATTCACAAGGTGCACACAGCTCTTAGAATTTCTGGAGTAATATTTAATTTAGGTTAATTTGTTTGAGCTTGTTCTATATGAGAGGTAGGCTGATTCTACAGAGACCTGGGTTCCTGGGATCTGGGACCTGGGATCACTAACAGCAACAGGTGCATTGCACAGGCCATAAAAACCTCTTTGGCGAGAGGAGGCGTAATTGACAAACCTCCACACCACTCACAAGCCCGTTAACCCTGCCCGCGGAAGACTACCCCGCCTTTTATACCTTTTTAAGGGTCAGAACCTGATACCCAAGCTGCCGGTTCCCATACTTATTGGGGTGCGGTCACGTGTGCCACTTTTGACCAGGAAAGGAGCACCGGCCAGCAGGGTCTTCTGGTAGTGGGAGCACCACCTCCGCACAGGCACCTCGCACCAGTGGAGTCTGGTCTCTGCAGTCCCTAACtagtctctctccccctccggaaaaaaaagaagcgagACCCCTCGTCTCAAGGAGGTTCTTGCTCTCACGGCGTCATCGTCGTTTCTATTGCTGATTAATTTTTTCTTACTGTAAGCTGAGGGGGACGCGTGAAGTCCTGACAGAGGCGGCACGATGACAGCTGTCGAAACCCAAATTACATACAGCAACTCCTACACGATCCAGCATGAAGAAGCATACATGACCCAagaggaggactgggacagGGACCTGCTGCTGGATCCTGCCTgggagaagcagcagaggaaggtAGGTTCGGAGGTGGAGGCTCCGAGCAGCGCCGCCGTGCGTAATTACGCACGAATTAACCACCCCCATGCCATCACATTCACGTCAGTGAGAGTCTGTTTATATTGCATTTTAACACGTTAACTGACAAACTGGATTATTTTCGGAATCAATGACCTCCgtgtaaaatgtgtaaaatcgAAACCAGCCCAGTAGGACACTGGACATCTGCGCCTTTAGTTGTCCTCGCACCTGGCACTTCAGTCCTGCTGGAAGCTGTGTGGGCAGATATTTTAGGCCGTGGAACTTCCTCAGTGTTGTCTTTCAGTTACCCCTGATTGCCTTGCAGACGGTCTAAATATAATACCGGGCAGGTCTGTTGTCTACATTTAAATTTTCACTTTTAAAATTAGAGTTATTATTTCACATAAACGCGCCTGTGTCAAATTAAAACTACACAAACATTTTCATATCGCTGATAAACATTTAATTTAGCAGCATGATAGTAAAGATAAAACAACGAAAAATAGTTTATTAGCCCTTTTAGCTACATGGAGCtagcatgggggggggggggggggggacggcAGGCGTTGCCAAGGCAACAGTCGCTTTACGGTATAGCGGGACAGGTGTGTTTAATGAGCTGCCTGAGCTAAATGTCAAACTAGGTAATAAACAGCACCAGCATAGGTTTAATACAGTTTATCcgtgttgtttttaaattgttcaCTTGACGCGCACACTGGTTACTGCTGTTTACTACTCCCGGAAAGGCACGTTGGCATGTTTTAGCTAGATTAGCTATAGCCTAATAGATTAGCTAGCCTAATGTAGCTAACTGGCCGCCATGTTGGATCAAAGAACCGGGTTTAGAAATATGACTTATGAGTTATAACTGTGTTTCGGGTAGTGCTTCCTGATATTAAGGGCCAAAATGTCCAGTTTTGTTAGAGCTGTCGGCCATGTTTACATTGATTCCCTTGTTTAAActgcatatttttttacatttcaaacCCTTAGATTAAAAACTAGCTGACTGACACATCTCAGACCACAATATCAACACTAAATATTATGGTATATAGATGTTTAAACTGCATTTAAATGCTGTAAAGAAAGTATTGAGTCTGGTAGAATTGAGTCTGAATAATATATAGTTTGATAATTAAGGActccaaataaa
This region includes:
- the rbm14b gene encoding RNA-binding protein 14b isoform X1, whose protein sequence is MDKSHTVKLFVGNLALDTTQEELSAIFEPYGQVVSCSVLRQFAFVHLQGEGAAERAIRELNGREFRGRNLVVEESRGRPLHSTKVFVGNLSGMCTTEDLQQLFQTFGKVLECDKVKARCSSVAGYAFVHMENKEDALQAIEALHGTSFKGRPLSVELSKCQPSKQAPTGKIPCVNCGKQGHYAGECPVGKPSLEQYQSQAAVLAAAAAAAAGLPLQVQQSVHNSVYNTSTFDPTYAALTGITTGTRTDGNPVNPAVYGALASQVYGANVANQLYGTVANQAALTSGATQVYSSMTPNIYGQVAASPAAAAAAAAAAAAAYSTPVYTPTVANPPVYLAAAPGIEMPTAAAAVNPAYTVAQAIYGATTPAYAHISTMGAADPTTAIFEAARQAHYFAQGQQVMAEQQTVAAAAAAAAAAKSGERDRSPLRRSAPLLPDPVMKPFMYQRVKPRRPLLPTPAGRAAEEAAEAAEDPMARYYAEYYQQLQQYPQFQYAYPPPNTVTAIPGMPGVSAVPAVPAVPTMSQQVAALDALRPVVPTAAAVAAAIAAPRVYEPPLPPPTRKEAILRRPELSLHTPEPPFR
- the rbm14b gene encoding RNA-binding protein 14b isoform X2 — protein: MDKSHTVKLFVGNLALDTTQEELSAIFEPYGQVVSCSVLRQFAFVHLQGEGAAERAIRELNGREFRGRNLVVEESRGRPLHSTKVFVGNLSGMCTTEDLQQLFQTFGKVLECDKVKGYAFVHMENKEDALQAIEALHGTSFKGRPLSVELSKCQPSKQAPTGKIPCVNCGKQGHYAGECPVGKPSLEQYQSQAAVLAAAAAAAAGLPLQVQQSVHNSVYNTSTFDPTYAALTGITTGTRTDGNPVNPAVYGALASQVYGANVANQLYGTVANQAALTSGATQVYSSMTPNIYGQVAASPAAAAAAAAAAAAAYSTPVYTPTVANPPVYLAAAPGIEMPTAAAAVNPAYTVAQAIYGATTPAYAHISTMGAADPTTAIFEAARQAHYFAQGQQVMAEQQTVAAAAAAAAAAKSGERDRSPLRRSAPLLPDPVMKPFMYQRVKPRRPLLPTPAGRAAEEAAEAAEDPMARYYAEYYQQLQQYPQFQYAYPPPNTVTAIPGMPGVSAVPAVPAVPTMSQQVAALDALRPVVPTAAAVAAAIAAPRVYEPPLPPPTRKEAILRRPELSLHTPEPPFR